The following are encoded together in the Candidatus Methylomirabilis oxygeniifera genome:
- the moaC gene encoding molybdenum cofactor biosynthesis protein C (Evidence 2a : Function of homologous gene experimentally demonstrated in an other organism; PubMedId : 10339814, 11545279, 9061023, 9698384; Product type pe : putative enzyme) — MKRLTHVDRHGQARMVDITEKDETRREAVARGTITMQPGTLRMIEKGRVPKGDVLAAARLAGLMAAKRVPDLIPLCHPLLVSSAEVEFTPVEKAGRLDIESRVKVTGRTGAEMEALTAVAMAALTVYDMCKAVDKEMVIGAIRLIGKTGGKSGAYRRSGENGAGV; from the coding sequence ATGAAGCGGCTGACTCACGTCGACCGACATGGCCAAGCCCGCATGGTCGATATCACCGAGAAAGATGAAACCAGGCGGGAGGCCGTGGCCAGAGGCACCATCACCATGCAGCCAGGAACGCTTCGCATGATTGAGAAGGGGAGGGTTCCGAAGGGCGATGTCCTGGCGGCTGCCAGGCTCGCCGGGCTCATGGCGGCAAAAAGGGTGCCTGACCTCATTCCACTCTGTCATCCCCTCCTCGTTTCCAGTGCCGAAGTCGAGTTCACGCCGGTCGAGAAGGCAGGACGCCTGGACATCGAATCACGGGTCAAAGTCACCGGGCGAACCGGGGCTGAGATGGAAGCGCTGACGGCCGTGGCGATGGCGGCCTTGACTGTCTACGATATGTGCAAAGCGGTGGACAAGGAGATGGTGATCGGCGCAATCCGTCTGATCGGGAAGACAGGGGGGAAGAGCGGAGCGTATCGTCGGTCTGGCGAGAACGGAGCTGGAGTCTGA
- a CDS encoding conserved protein of unknown function (Evidence 4 : Homologs of previously reported genes of unknown function): MEETEAQLFARLREENPEFQRLAEKHREFDLKISELDRIYYLTSEQERKRKELQKLKLTIKDQMHVIMRQHQRNHTPATSQK; the protein is encoded by the coding sequence ATGGAGGAGACGGAAGCACAACTCTTTGCTCGTCTCAGGGAGGAGAATCCGGAGTTCCAGCGACTGGCCGAAAAGCACCGGGAATTCGATCTGAAGATCAGTGAGTTGGACCGGATCTATTACCTGACGAGCGAGCAGGAGCGAAAGCGGAAGGAGCTACAAAAGCTCAAGTTGACAATCAAAGATCAGATGCACGTGATTATGCGTCAACACCAGCGCAATCACACGCCGGCCACGTCCCAAAAATGA
- a CDS encoding Tungsten transporter ATP binding protein, whose protein sequence is MSGPILRLESVKVAYDGMLVLDTPLLEVQEGETLAIIGPNGAGKSTLLRLLGLLERPTEGRIFFRERPVQPYGNLLVERRRMASVFQEPLLTSGTVEDNVALGLRLRRIDSTEVRRRVQESMATLGIEHLATRRTRTLSGGEAQRVSLARALVLDPEVFLLDEPFAALDPPTREGLLLDLKAILDKRRITTIFVTHDRNEALALGDQVAVMIGGRVVQMEAPERVFGEPVNEEVARFVGIETILRGHVQSVGQGLATVEIPGWTLEVAEPLTPGERVLVCLRPEEITLFPRGATLTTSSARNQLYGKVIRHLPAGSTYRVTIDCGVPIVATVTRQSWEQLGLEDGAEVVAAFKATALHVIHCI, encoded by the coding sequence GTGAGCGGACCGATACTCCGCCTCGAGAGCGTCAAGGTGGCATACGACGGTATGCTGGTCCTTGATACGCCGTTACTGGAGGTCCAGGAGGGCGAGACCTTAGCTATTATCGGCCCGAACGGGGCAGGTAAATCGACACTGCTTCGGCTCCTCGGACTGTTGGAGCGCCCTACCGAGGGGCGCATCTTCTTCAGGGAGCGGCCGGTTCAGCCGTATGGCAATCTGCTGGTGGAGCGCCGCCGCATGGCGAGCGTCTTCCAGGAGCCGTTGCTGACCAGCGGAACCGTGGAGGACAACGTGGCGCTTGGGCTCAGGCTCCGGCGCATCGATTCCACCGAGGTGCGCAGGCGCGTTCAGGAGAGCATGGCCACGCTTGGCATCGAGCATCTGGCCACACGGCGGACTCGGACCCTTTCGGGAGGTGAGGCTCAACGGGTGAGTCTGGCACGGGCCCTGGTTCTCGACCCGGAGGTGTTTCTGCTGGATGAGCCATTCGCAGCACTCGATCCTCCGACCCGCGAGGGGCTGCTGCTTGACCTCAAAGCGATTCTCGATAAACGACGGATTACCACGATCTTTGTCACCCACGATCGAAATGAGGCGTTGGCGCTTGGTGATCAGGTCGCCGTCATGATCGGTGGGCGGGTAGTGCAGATGGAGGCGCCAGAGCGGGTCTTTGGCGAGCCTGTCAACGAGGAGGTGGCCCGCTTCGTCGGCATCGAAACGATTCTCCGTGGCCACGTGCAGTCCGTCGGCCAGGGGCTCGCCACTGTTGAGATCCCGGGTTGGACCCTGGAGGTGGCCGAACCGTTGACGCCCGGGGAGCGCGTACTGGTCTGCCTCAGGCCGGAGGAGATTACGCTGTTCCCCCGCGGAGCAACCCTGACTACCTCCAGTGCGCGGAATCAGCTCTACGGCAAAGTCATCCGTCATCTTCCGGCCGGCTCCACCTATCGGGTGACGATCGACTGCGGTGTCCCGATTGTGGCGACAGTGACGCGACAGTCGTGGGAGCAACTCGGCCTGGAGGATGGGGCGGAGGTTGTTGCCGCATTCAAGGCCACTGCTCTTCATGTCATCCACTGCATTTGA